The following proteins are co-located in the Pyricularia oryzae 70-15 chromosome 1, whole genome shotgun sequence genome:
- a CDS encoding isoflavone reductase gives MSAPIKVVVFGATGHTGRVIIDGLIKSPTNFEIVAVCRPSSLGKPQIDLFKKNGVKVVGLEITGPREPLVDVIKGADTVIAALNFLVLEQQTILIDVCKEAGVGRFIPDNFGPVMPPVGVMALRERKEKIINYIKLQKVPYTVIDVAWWYQILPYKVPSGRIDYMVPYGPDDANHIPGEGNVRVSFSDVTAIGDKVARIIADPRTVNKYVHVYDEVMTYHQVLETLEDVSGEKIERAYKTAEQCQDAISEMNKVLAKDATNFMALVGRSVSEYQYSLCVRGDTTPEVADYLGYLDVYKLYPDLEPATLRTYYRRALDGKEAPGHMD, from the exons ATGTCCGCCCCAATTAAAGTTGTTGTTTTCGGAGCCACTGGTCACACGGGCCGTGTAATCATCGATGGCTTGATCAAGTCGCCGACCAACTTT GAAATCGTGGCCGTATGTCGCCCTTCGTCGCTCGGCAAGCCGCAGATCGACTTGTTCAAGAAAAACGGCGTGAAGGTCGTGGGCCTCGAAATTACCGGCCCACGGGAGCCTCTGGTCGACGTCATCAAGGGCGCCGACACCGTCATTGCCGCGCTCAACTTCCTCGTCTTGGAGCAGCAGACCATTCTCATCGATGTTTGCAAGGAAGCCGGTGTGGGGCGGTTTATTCCCGACAATTTCGGACCCGTGATGCCCCCGGTCGGAGTCATGGCGTTGAGGGAGAGG aaagagAAAATCATCAACTACATCAAGTTGCAAAAGGTCCCGTACACCGTCATCGACGTGGCCTGGTGGTATCAGATCCTGCCCTACAAAGTCCCTTCTGGACGTATCGACTATATGGTTCCTTATGGCCCGGACGACGCAAACCACATTCCCGGAGAGGGAAATGTTCGCGTATCCTTTTCCGATGTGACTGCCATCGGAGATAAGGTAGCCCGGATAATTGCCGACCCCCGAACCGTCAACAAGTATGTTCACGTGTACGACGAGGTCATGACCTATCATCAAGTGCTCGAGACTCTCGAGGATGTCAGTGGCGAGAAGATTGAAAGGGCCTAT AAAACGGCCGAGCAGTGTCAAGACGCCATCAGCGAGATGAACAAGGTGCTAGCCAAGGACGCGACCAATTTTATGGCGCTAGTCGGCCGCAGTGTATCAGAGTATCAGTACTCCCTGTGCGTGCGAGGAGACACCACCCCAGAGGTTGCCGATTATCTGGGATACCTAGATGTTTACAAGCTTTACCCAGATCTCGAGCCTGCAACACTCCGGACCTACTACCGGAGAGCTCTTGATGGCAAGGAGGCGCCGGGCCACATGGATTGA
- a CDS encoding cell wall glycosyl hydrolase YteR — translation MKLSAMTAAASTVLLATGASSAAVPAAGGQKCPKPVTTAYASRMAESWIKLNNEQQRAAWYGRAALYTGYEAVIARTGNDTLLDWYRSKMDGGIVNPDGSIIDWRPTHYSMDDYRIGHNMLYWYERTGEEKYKIAADTVRDMLKGHPQTPTGGFWHRDVVYPNQMWLDGIYMADTFYARYTKMFQPDNQTAWDHIVLQWDKIEEIARVPSTNLLVHGFDESKTAVWADPVTGAAPIVWNRAVGWYIWSLVEILDLFPQSHPGYARLMKYFTTLAEGLKRAQDPESHGWWLVMSDPYIGVEGNYLESSAAAMFTYGWLAGMKRGWISEEEFLGPATIAYSHMIQDFVTENADGTVTWEKTVEVGSLGSNATFEYYTGIPVVQHDTRGVGPFLLAAVEWEERNNIAS, via the exons ATGAAGCTCTCCGCCATGACTGCCGCGGCATCGACCGTCCTCCTCGCGACGGGCGCCTCGTCGGCCGCCGTGCCGGCAGCAGGAGGCCAAAAGTGCCCCAAGCCCGTGACGACGGCCTACGCGTCGCGCATGGCCGAGTCGTGGATCAAGCTCAACAACGAGCAGCAGCGCGCGGCGTGGTACGGCCGTGCGGCCCTGTACACGGGGTACGAGGCCGTCATCGCCCGCACCGGCAACGACACCCTGCTCGACTGGTACCGGTCCAAGATGGACGGCGGCATTGTCAACCCGGACGGGAGCATCATCGACTGGAGGCCTACGCACTACTCGATGGACGACTACCGCATCGGCCACAACATGCTGTACTGGTACGAGCGCACCGGCGAGGAAAAGTACAAGATCGCGGCCGATACGGTCCGGGACATGCTCAAGGGCCACCCGCAGACGCCGACGGGGGGTTTCTGGCACAGGGATGTTGTTTACCCCAACCAGATGTGGCTGGACGGGATTTATATGGCCGACACGTTTTATGCGCGGTACACCAAGATGTTTCAGCCTGACAACCAGACTGCGTGGG ACCACATCGTTTTGCAATGGGATAAGATTGAGGAAATCGCCCGCGTGCCTTCTACCAACCTTCTGGTCCACGGCTTCGACGAGTCCAAGACCGCGGTCTGGGCCGACCCCGTCACCGGCGCTGCGCCCATCGTATGGAACCGCGCCGTGGGCTGGTACATCTGGTCGCTGGTGGAAATCCTCGACCTATTTCCGCAGTCGCACCCGGGCTACGCGCGCCTGATGAAGTATTTCACCACGCTGGCCGAGGGGCTGAAGCGTGCCCAGGACCCCGAGTCCCACGGCTGGTGGCTGGTCATGAGCGACCCGTATATTGGCGTCGAGGGCAATTACCTCGAGAGCTCGGCCGCTGCCATGTTCACCTATGGCTGGCTGGCCGGTATGAAGAGGGGCTGGATCTCGGAGGAGGAGTTCCTCGGCCCCGCGACCATTGCCTACTCGCACATGATCCAGGACTTTGTTACCGAGAACGCCGATGGGACTGTCACTTGGGAGAAGACGGTCGAGGTCGGGTCGCTGGGTAGCAATGCTACGTTCGAg TACTACACCGGCATCCCGGTGGTGCAACACGATACCCGTGGGGTGGGACCGTTCCTACTGGCTGCTGTGGAGTGGGAGGAGCGCAACAATATCGCGTCTTGA
- a CDS encoding retinol dehydrogenase 8, with the protein MAQQLLAYPEYRVVATVRNPSSLADLEGGDDRLLTTALEVTSKESRDAAVAAALAKFGRIDVFVNNAGQAFHSDSEQSCPEEERQQFDVNFWGPMELTRHAVRVMREENPKNGPIGGVIINVTSFVGFVSIPGCPFYCASKFALEGFTETFAKEVHPDWNIHFCLAEPGGVATAFADNRKFGVPHPAYQAPGTPTREFEAWAQNLSDMGFSTAEGTAKAIIEAVHGAKEGARGRIPLRLPTGSDSFHMIKREVDNIAANLNEFQQVSLIPSNQVTAKA; encoded by the exons ATGGCCCAACAGCTCCTGGCATACCCTGAGTACCGAGTCGTCGCCACCGTCCGCAATCCGTCGTCGCTCGCCGACctcgagggcggcgacgacCGCCTTTTGACCACGGCCCTGGAAGTGACCTCAAAGGAGTCCAGGGACGCCGCGGTGGCGGCTGCGCTGGCCAAGTTTGGACGCATCGATGTTTTTGTCAACAACGCCGGCCAGGCGTTCCACAGCGATTCCGAGCAGAGCTGTCCCGAAGAGGAGCGTCAACAgttcgacgtcaacttcTGGGGCCCCATGGAGCTGACCAGGCATGCCGTCAGGGTCATGCGCGAGGAGAACCCAAAGAACGGTCCCATCGGCGGCGTCATCATCAACGTCACCAGCTTCGTTGGCTTCGTGTCGATACCGGGCTGCCCCTTTTACTGCGCATCCAAGTTTGCTCTGGAGGGTTTCACCGAGACATTTGCTAAAGAGGTGCACCCGGACTGGAACA TTCACTTTTGCctcgccgagcccggcggtGTCGCTACGGCATTCGCGGACAACAGAAAATTTGGGGTCCCTCATCCGGCATACCAGGCCCCCGGCACGCCGACGCGAGAGTTCGAGGCTTGGGCCCAGAATCTATCCGACATGGGCTTCTCGACGGCAGAGGGGACGGCGAAGGCCATTATCGAGGCTGTGCATGGCGCCAAGGAGGGTGCCAGGGGCCGCATCCCACTACGATTGCCCACTGGCTCAGATTCCTTCCACATGATCAAGAGAGAGGTGGACAACATTGCTGCAAACTTGAACGAGTTCCAGCAGGTGTCTCTCATCCCGTCGAATCAAGTAACAGCGAAGGCTTGA